In Pseudophryne corroboree isolate aPseCor3 chromosome 2, aPseCor3.hap2, whole genome shotgun sequence, the sequence AATCACGCTAAACCGAATCcctctacctaaaaaaaaaaaacccacctcacAATACAGGTGGCTAAGTGACACTGGCTACAGTAACACTTCCAGTTCAACATTCCCATCAAGAAGAGCATACCTATAGTGCTCAGGATCACCTGAAATATGCATGGCGTGTAGTGTATATAGATCCCTTAATGCAAACTTTGAACTGTAGCAAAAACATCTAAAAAAATGACCAATGTCAACGGCTGACCATCCGTCCATGCTCCTTAGGAGGTACACTTCTGTCACCCTCAGCCCTACTGAGCTCTATTATAGAAAGTGAATGGCAAAGGCTAACTTAACATGCTTTAGAAGATTTCTGCATGATGGCATTCATACAATTATGACTCTTTCAGAATTAGAGGCTGCTCACTAGAATGTGTGTTGTATGACGTACAACAAGGAGTATTATTCTGACCATAGCACTCCTACATAAACGgataccaaatttttttttttatattaaaatctaTTTGCCCTTATCTGTAATATTACACAGTCAGCAAAATATAAATAGAATTATGAAAAGAGTAAACAAAGTTTGGGAGAAAAAATTAATCTTACAGAATCATCACATCCAGCATTTTTCTGTATTGTTGTGTGTTTCGGCTTAAAGCCAACTGAATATATTAGGAGCTTCTAGATTAGTTTTAGTGGCTGTGATCATTGAATTTAGATGGTTACCAGACATTAAACATACTTACCATGTATCTGTCTTTACCCAGACACCCAGCTGTGCGTGGTGGTTGTGACACTGTGAGGAAAGCTTTGGTTAGGTAATAGACTATCAAAGTTAAAATCTGCCTCGCCATCCTCCATGAGGTCATTCCGAATAATGGACTCCATATCACATTCCAAACTTTCAATCAACATGTCATCCAAGTCACTAGGCAGCATTTCCTGGTGGATGGAGACAATACCGACTCTTCCGTAGCCATTGCAGCTATTAGCGGGGTAAGGACCCATGCCTGACATTTGAAGGGGTTGAGTCATAGGCACTTGTAATGAAGTTTTCACTGTTGATAGGCGGTTAATGCCAGCACTGTGTGTCATGGTACTGCCGGTATGAAGCAAGGCACGACCATTGAGAGACGTCTGCTGATTATGTGGCTGATGTGCATGGGGGATAGTGTTCATTTTGCTGTGGGGTGGATGGCTGCCGTACACAGGCATTCCAGAATTAGATACCATTAAGACATTCTGACCCAACCCAACCCTACTACTGCCATGTGAGACTGTAGACTCTGCTGGGGTCAATATATCGTTATGTGGTGGAGAATCTGTAGTAAGCAGTTCCTTTAGAAGTCCAGCAGGAACACTGTATGGGCCCACAGCTCTATAACCTGGTTTGCTGTCTGGTACACTTTGCATAGACATCTGGGATATAGAGTTCATGCTAGCTTGAGCATAACTGTACTTTCTGTATTCAGAGTCAGGTGACCCCATACTTGTATTTGGCGATGTAAATAAATAACCAGATTGCTGCTGCATCATTGAGGTGGGTGAGGACTGCGTTGAAACGGTCAACGAGGTGTTGGGAGACAACAGGTTCAGGTTATCTAATAGATTCTCCATGTTTTCAGAGTTTCCAATCTCTGATAGACTTGGCAAGGTAGAGGCCAATTTTGTAGAAGATTGTGGATACACCAGGCTGTGCACATCAGAATCTCCGAGATCTTCCTCTTCTGGCATGATTGAGCTGGCGTTGGAACTGGTTCTTGGCCGAAATGTGTTCCAGGCTTCAAAATCATCGTTGCTGTGGGAACTGGGGCTTCCCGGCCACTTCGGGAACTGTGACCCAGGACTATCTCCACTCCCATCTTGACTTTGTTGGATGGAGGCTTTTTTCTTGGCAGCTCTTCCTCTGCTTTTAGCAAATTTGCTGTTGTTATCCATTGAAGCGGCTCGTCTTCTTGGTGATTTGCCATTCTTTCCACCTTCAGGATTCAGGACCCACCAGGAACTTTTACCAGTCCCTTCATTTTGTACCCGCACAAATTTACTGTGAAGGGATAGGTTATGTCGGATTGAATTctggaagaataaaaaaaaaataaaaaaattttaatgcATTTTCTatttaaatagaaataaaaatagctTATGAAATACAATATTACTTTTTTTAATACACAAAAAAGAAACACGTGTTGCATGTCAAGATTGGCCAAAATATGGTTTCTCTCATTTATTTTGACAACAGTCAAAACAGATAGaatgtgttgtttttgttttttgttctgttAAGAAAATCTATTTCTTTCAATTATTTGCACAAATGTATTACTTTAACTGAGTAGAGGAATACAAACTATGagcatattaaaataaaaaataatcataACTGTGTGCATATTACACTTTATGTCACAGAAAGAATAAACATAAGCAATAACTCCCTACTGCAGGCAGCCATTTACTCAATGGTAAATGGACAAGCAGTTACAACAGAGCCTAGTGAAGGAACAAGATTTTATTCAAATTGGAATATTGCTGATCACATTTATCCACATTTATCCATGTCACTTCGGAGTTAAGGAATTACTATTTTGGATGCAATATTTTTAATTGAGACTATATGAATATGTATCTACATAATTTAATACTAAAACTGATTAATCAGCAGTACTAGTATTGGGGCCCATCTATCTGCAATCTCAAAAGAACGATTCACTTATTCTGTGTCCCCCGTCCCCCCCACTTTGATTTAATGATTCTCCATTCTACCAATATGCGCCCAAACATTACCAATATTTTTCAGCAATTTGCAGATTTCGTCTATCCAAATATTAGATTTGCAAATCATGAAGGTGCCCATTTTAATAGCAGATTTGGAGACAGTTACTAGCATTTTACAGATTGTTTCCATAGGCTAGCAATCTAGAGCCTTGATTGGTCTCTGAAATCCAACACGCAAAGACACAATTTGGGATCACTTTTTGGACATAATCGGCGATTGGTGCATCCCATGCATTGCAGATTTCTACCCTATTCATCTGCAAAGTTGGGAATTGCTCAAATCtactgatgtatgggccccataacATGTCTTAACTAATCTTTGGTGAAAAAATACAAGGGGCTTGTCCATATTGTGCTCTGTTCCATTTACAGTACGAGAGTGTTGTGCGTTTTTAAATAAAACTGGAAGAGATGCTTGAAACAATATGGCATACGGCTAGCTGAAGACAAGTCTATAGGCCCATAACACAGTGCTTTTCAATTGCCACTATCCAGAATCCTCTCTGTATATGGCTTGCATTAAAAGCAGTGAACATTTTAGAATAGAGAGCAGTATTTACTGCCAAGAGAGCAGACATAAGCAATATAGCAATTCATACCCAAAATCCCACAAAAGGACGACCATTAAAATCAAACCGTAGCAAAATGTGTATTTCAAAGATGGCTTTTGCTTTGTAGTTCCAGACACACTGTTACTATGTAGCTAACTACTAGACTCTCCATAAGAGACAGTGATCTGCAGCATGGCCCATATGACTGCCTTCACATGGTTCATATAAGAAATTATACTCTGAAACACTAAAGTCTAGTGTTCTTTCTATATAGGATTAAATAAGCAACAGTACTGATTAAATAAGCCTTGGCTTAGATGTGTGCTGTTACAGAGTACAATTGCGTTTTCAGTCTGATAGTTGTGTCAGTTATGTAAAATAGTATACACTTGCAACTACTTCTGGGACCAAAAGGTGCATGTCTTTTTATATTTTTCCAACACAATCTGTAAACATACCATGAACACACAGTGTAAACATTGTTCTGCTTCCATTCAGGCTCATCAGTGTGATTGGATGTGTATGGAGTAAACATGTACCTAGTCCTGCAGTTTTGAAAAAGATGAAACTATGACAGACTGCACATGCAATATACACAACATTCTTGGAATCTCTAGTACTTCCTGTTATATATAAGCCTTATTCAAATAGATGTTGGTGTGCACTAATCTCATGTGATTTACGGCCAGTGGGGACCAGGGGGAAAAGCTGGTAGACTTGTTTTTCCGCAGCATACTCCTACCATTTCATGGGATCACACATTAATACTTATGAACATTTACGCCTAACTGCATACATTTAGTCAAACAATGACTTCTGGAGACACTACAAGGGCTGTAACACATGGTACAGGTAGCATATGTTGTTTGCTAAGAGGTCTATTGAATGTGTAGCCTTTAGAGGGCAACGAGTCCACTAACGTTTACTAGAAAAATCACAAATCAATACACTAGGTAAAAACATAAAAAGTAATGTAAAATATTGTAATAAACTACGTAATAAAAGCTTGAAGTGCAGTTGCTTAGAGACAACTACAGAAAAACACAATTATAGTCATACACGTCAAACTCAAAATGTTATTAGTAAATTCTGCCTGAAAGGATTTTTAACGCCAACATCGGTCAACTTCATCATAATGAAGTCCTAACAAAGTCATATTGGATCGAAAATTGTGGAGGCAATTTGGTTCCAAGTAGTACCATGAACCCAACAAAATgactctggggtatattcaataactgtcgg encodes:
- the FOXO1 gene encoding forkhead box protein O1 — protein: MAEAPQPVVDIDPDFEPLSRPRSCTWPLPRPEFNPSNSANSSPAPSLQPEPAAGNVDFMSLLEESEDYEPAEALGVCGDFQCRLQQQHPQQQQHSQAGALHAPPGVPALSPASSPSPLGAQQPRKSSSSRRNAWGNLSYADLISQAIESSPEKRLTLSQIYDWMVKSVPYFKDKGDSNSSAGWKNSIRHNLSLHSKFVRVQNEGTGKSSWWVLNPEGGKNGKSPRRRAASMDNNSKFAKSRGRAAKKKASIQQSQDGSGDSPGSQFPKWPGSPSSHSNDDFEAWNTFRPRTSSNASSIMPEEEDLGDSDVHSLVYPQSSTKLASTLPSLSEIGNSENMENLLDNLNLLSPNTSLTVSTQSSPTSMMQQQSGYLFTSPNTSMGSPDSEYRKYSYAQASMNSISQMSMQSVPDSKPGYRAVGPYSVPAGLLKELLTTDSPPHNDILTPAESTVSHGSSRVGLGQNVLMVSNSGMPVYGSHPPHSKMNTIPHAHQPHNQQTSLNGRALLHTGSTMTHSAGINRLSTVKTSLQVPMTQPLQMSGMGPYPANSCNGYGRVGIVSIHQEMLPSDLDDMLIESLECDMESIIRNDLMEDGEADFNFDSLLPNQSFPHSVTTTTHSWVSG